In the Solibacillus sp. FSL K6-1523 genome, one interval contains:
- a CDS encoding transposase produces MRPFPPSSNRIMKGTNNKIKLIKRHGFGNRNHDHLFLRLCSETGH; encoded by the coding sequence ATACGACCATTTCCGCCTTCCTCAAACCGCATTATGAAAGGCACAAATAATAAAATTAAGCTTATCAAAAGACATGGATTTGGCAACCGAAATCATGACCACCTTTTCCTACGATTATGTTCGGAAACAGGTCATTGA
- a CDS encoding WecB/TagA/CpsF family glycosyltransferase: MKHVKIMGVPFLHIDQQNFIQLLAGRIEQKEKTFVITANPEIVMRANEEPKLKSYINEATHICADGIGVVKAAKILGEDLPGRVTGYDTMIGLLNIGQEKRYKIYLLGAQKETLEKTVANIEKQYPNVEIVGHHDGFFDWDNNTIAEDAAALSPDLIFVALGVPRQEQWISENMGKFSHGVFMGIGGSFDVIAGTVKRAPVFWQKLNLEWLYRLLKQPSRWKRMLVLPQFALKVFSMKRKGKV, translated from the coding sequence ATGAAACATGTAAAGATTATGGGTGTTCCCTTCTTACATATAGATCAGCAAAACTTTATACAGCTGTTAGCGGGTCGCATTGAACAAAAGGAAAAAACATTTGTCATTACCGCAAACCCTGAAATTGTCATGCGTGCAAATGAAGAGCCTAAATTAAAAAGCTATATTAATGAAGCAACGCATATTTGTGCGGATGGCATCGGTGTCGTGAAAGCCGCGAAAATACTAGGTGAAGATCTACCAGGGCGTGTCACAGGATATGACACAATGATTGGGCTTTTAAACATCGGGCAAGAAAAACGCTATAAAATTTACTTATTAGGCGCGCAAAAAGAAACGCTCGAAAAAACAGTAGCTAATATTGAAAAACAATATCCGAATGTAGAAATTGTTGGGCATCATGATGGCTTCTTTGATTGGGACAATAATACGATTGCCGAGGATGCTGCCGCGCTCAGTCCAGACTTAATTTTTGTGGCACTTGGTGTACCGCGCCAAGAGCAATGGATTTCTGAAAACATGGGGAAATTCTCTCACGGGGTGTTCATGGGCATTGGCGGTTCCTTTGACGTCATTGCTGGAACGGTAAAACGCGCACCTGTCTTTTGGCAAAAACTAAATTTAGAATGGCTTTATCGTTTACTCAAACAACCGAGCCGTTGGAAACGCATGCTCGTACTTCCGCAATTTGCGCTAAAAGTATTTTCAATGAAGCGTAAAGGGAAGGTATAA
- a CDS encoding alkaline phosphatase translates to MFKKKILKKALPFAVLSTVFVGSLIGPGAQSIVQAQETTANNQSEVKNVIFLIGDGMGTSYTSAYRYFKDDRATPFVEKTEFDKYLVGQQMTYPEDEKASITDSASAATAMSSGIKTFNNAIAVDNDKSRVKTVLEAAKEAGKSTGLVATSEITHATPAAFGAHNESRKNMDAIADDYYNERINGEHTIDVLLGGGKSNFVRTDVNLTDSFKQDGFSYVTTKEELLKDGNDQVLGLFADGGLPKMIDRTDAVPSLADMTTTAIDRLSKNDEGFFLMVEGSQIDWAGHANDVVGTMSEMEDFEQAFKAAIDFAKADGQTLVITTADHSTGGFAIGADGSYNWSTDSIKAAKRTPGFMAGKIAEGANVENTLKMYIDQTLLPLTAEEINVVKAAGKKASDIETVIKAIFDKRSFTGWTTGGHTGEDVPVYAYGPSKERFAGLKDNTDHAKVLFELLNLGSPSEDKH, encoded by the coding sequence ATGTTTAAAAAGAAGATTTTAAAAAAAGCTTTACCTTTCGCAGTTCTTTCAACTGTATTTGTCGGAAGTTTAATTGGTCCAGGAGCTCAATCAATCGTGCAGGCTCAAGAAACAACTGCGAATAATCAATCTGAAGTGAAAAATGTTATTTTCTTAATTGGTGATGGTATGGGGACTTCTTATACATCTGCTTACCGTTATTTTAAAGATGACCGAGCAACACCTTTTGTAGAAAAAACAGAATTTGATAAATATTTGGTTGGTCAGCAAATGACATACCCAGAAGATGAAAAGGCGTCCATTACAGATTCGGCATCTGCAGCAACCGCGATGTCGTCTGGTATTAAAACATTTAATAATGCGATTGCTGTTGATAATGATAAATCGCGTGTCAAAACCGTTTTAGAAGCGGCTAAGGAAGCGGGGAAATCAACAGGGCTTGTTGCAACTTCTGAAATTACACATGCAACACCTGCTGCATTTGGTGCGCACAATGAAAGTCGTAAAAACATGGATGCTATTGCAGATGACTATTACAATGAACGCATTAATGGTGAACATACAATCGACGTATTACTTGGTGGGGGCAAATCGAATTTTGTCCGTACGGATGTTAATTTAACGGATTCTTTCAAACAAGATGGTTTTAGTTATGTGACAACGAAAGAAGAATTATTAAAAGATGGCAATGATCAAGTACTTGGTTTATTTGCGGATGGCGGATTACCTAAAATGATTGACCGTACAGATGCTGTACCATCACTTGCAGATATGACAACGACAGCGATTGATCGCCTAAGCAAAAATGATGAAGGTTTCTTCCTAATGGTGGAAGGAAGCCAAATTGATTGGGCAGGTCATGCAAATGATGTTGTCGGTACGATGAGCGAAATGGAAGACTTTGAACAAGCATTTAAGGCGGCGATTGATTTCGCGAAAGCAGATGGACAAACATTAGTCATCACAACAGCGGATCACTCAACAGGTGGGTTTGCGATTGGTGCGGACGGAAGCTATAATTGGTCAACAGATTCGATTAAAGCGGCTAAACGTACTCCTGGATTTATGGCTGGAAAAATTGCAGAAGGTGCGAATGTAGAAAATACCTTAAAAATGTATATCGATCAAACGCTTTTACCATTAACAGCTGAAGAAATTAATGTTGTCAAAGCGGCTGGAAAAAAAGCTTCAGATATCGAAACGGTAATTAAAGCTATTTTTGACAAACGTTCATTCACTGGTTGGACGACAGGTGGACATACGGGTGAAGACGTACCTGTTTATGCATACGGTCCATCGAAAGAACGTTTTGCAGGGTTAAAGGACAACACGGACCACGCTAAAGTTTTATTTGAACTATTAAACTTAGGGAGTCCAAGTGAGGACAAACACTAA
- a CDS encoding stalk domain-containing protein produces the protein MDNKLLGKVSKGIASTVVASLLVFSQAGVSDAAEVTKKVEINPQVKILNNNVPVAGNVGPIIIDGTTYLPVRSLSSVLNKNVLWDGPTKSIFITDTVDPNAAKDEIYNLERFIKTKDAKIKELESSIKTKDSKITELDNSGKTKDAKIVELENAIKAKDAKIAELEKKSSTSTSLKDLQKQLNKDYGSWKSIAFEITLKGNKNDIDVEIEVNLGKSTNNKNWSNLSESTVEKFIKNIADDIWEVYEDAEITGEVIDIDEDDTLVDFYGKNGKVRDFEKHD, from the coding sequence TTGGATAATAAATTACTTGGAAAAGTCAGTAAAGGTATTGCTTCAACAGTTGTTGCTAGTCTTTTAGTATTTTCACAAGCAGGTGTATCTGATGCAGCTGAAGTAACGAAAAAAGTCGAGATTAACCCACAAGTTAAAATTTTAAATAATAATGTTCCAGTGGCTGGTAATGTTGGCCCAATCATTATCGATGGGACTACTTATTTACCTGTACGTTCTTTATCAAGTGTACTTAACAAAAATGTTCTTTGGGATGGACCAACTAAATCTATCTTTATTACAGATACAGTCGATCCAAATGCAGCAAAGGATGAGATTTATAATTTAGAAAGATTTATTAAAACAAAAGACGCTAAAATCAAAGAGTTGGAAAGCTCGATTAAAACGAAAGATAGTAAAATTACTGAGTTAGATAACTCAGGTAAAACGAAAGATGCTAAAATTGTGGAGTTAGAAAATGCAATTAAAGCAAAAGATGCTAAAATTGCTGAATTAGAAAAAAAATCTAGTACTTCCACTTCCCTAAAAGATTTACAGAAGCAATTGAATAAAGATTACGGAAGTTGGAAGAGTATAGCATTTGAGATTACACTTAAAGGAAATAAGAATGATATTGATGTTGAAATCGAAGTCAATTTAGGTAAGAGTACTAATAACAAAAATTGGTCGAACCTTTCAGAATCAACAGTTGAAAAATTCATAAAAAATATCGCTGATGATATTTGGGAAGTTTACGAAGATGCTGAAATCACGGGTGAAGTGATTGATATTGATGAGGACGATACATTAGTTGATTTTTACGGTAAAAATGGTAAAGTGAGAGATTTCGAGAAGCACGATTAA
- a CDS encoding S-layer homology domain-containing protein: MTKLNKSRKFIATSATAALVASAIVPVASAAQINDFNSVAPFAQEAVQDLNDRGVIKGDQKGNFNPKNNVTRAEAATILTNALGLEGSGSTSFADVKTNAWYYDAVDAAVSNGIFQGQGAGKFNPSGNLTRSEAAIILVDAFGLEGSADLSEFKDSASVKSWAQEALEIAVANEVMKGDAGNLKPNASISRQEFAVMYHRTEALEVAEEVAGSVKAINATTVEVTFEETVTDLNALNFAIEGLTISNKAIKQTDSKTVVLTTSAQTADVDYTVTVNGESVGSFKGVSAVIPTAIKTVVGSHQGVFGKDVTLSAEVTVANGQSKAGIPVTFNITDSKTNDKNDKIEVVAYTDDKGVASYSYTRYYKGTDEVVAYASDKATVKASAKVYWASELQLTVKADEKDLKLNDGDSISYSIQGEDNGVVFVAFKENQGVKSDEIVDVKIKDTDDDTEIAIYDKGEDAEVTNEKNFYPYYTDSKDYRIAAILLDKDGEGSFTLTGEDASVTPIVYTFGDEVKKKADFDVTDYDDADYSRTALQAVGETVTFGDTNTLAISIKAEGNQNAAAYDKAIWGSVLKDGHELGKDFEDLFNLGGRSYVATIKDKDNDLVGKGFEVSVIIDEDKTDEDEKVFLIDANGKVHDTSDEKVIILEANKDGEVEYTLVGESTGYATATLFIDKDEDKKLDKGEKQADAERVYFKSPSIKAAGLKTYNTDKNEISSVSAGESVVFAYMSVDQNGKPYHEDSKDKFVTTFSVTAKTTDVIVEGKTVKAGSTDTFKVTSDNGVAVLAVTGKTKGNVTVKASSTGPKLTTVSKTVKFVGEDDVAHGYIGLVEAINTTEKTIRFVGKTPVDYATSDKFYDLDEKSMKRAAFIDDVQAALKDGKDVKVKYEEDKDNNSWTIISIGAVGSSTDYESARIAINKALSVNDVLVALEKLEGFPTLIKADKDAIATTFFNNVKAGTTFNSAAALNVAYETATTNPLKTAKAVTDLTTAIKAAQAKHDAATEGTGLGQYEAGAKAALKTAIDTATTARNTIVNGTVTTTGTNHEAILNGATTALTTAVTAFDNKKVTDARQELGKSITAAEDLLKAATEGSNPGQYAVGSVATLTTAIKAAKVHFEATHTANATLVFEKDNLDRAIATFKGNEVKVVTVTTSADSANIELTFSPALAAAISTVTEDGAATAVAVAPNATVSNVKITVTGTPVNNDTITVEAQVENVLKADATQATIKFVLKYVDTKWVLVEDTNFKIAK; encoded by the coding sequence ATGACAAAATTAAACAAAAGTCGCAAGTTTATCGCGACGTCTGCAACTGCTGCATTAGTAGCATCTGCAATCGTACCAGTAGCATCAGCTGCTCAAATTAACGACTTTAATTCAGTTGCACCATTCGCTCAAGAAGCGGTACAAGACTTAAACGATCGTGGTGTTATTAAAGGGGACCAAAAAGGTAACTTTAACCCTAAAAATAACGTAACTCGTGCAGAAGCTGCTACAATCTTAACTAACGCTTTAGGCTTAGAAGGTTCTGGTTCAACTAGCTTCGCTGACGTGAAAACGAACGCTTGGTACTACGATGCAGTTGATGCTGCAGTATCGAACGGAATTTTCCAAGGTCAAGGCGCTGGCAAATTCAATCCATCAGGTAACTTAACTCGTTCTGAAGCTGCAATCATCCTTGTTGATGCTTTCGGTTTAGAAGGTTCAGCTGATCTTTCTGAATTCAAAGATAGCGCTAGCGTTAAATCTTGGGCTCAAGAAGCTTTAGAAATCGCAGTTGCTAACGAAGTAATGAAAGGTGATGCTGGTAACTTAAAGCCAAACGCTTCTATCTCTCGTCAAGAATTCGCTGTAATGTACCACCGTACTGAAGCTCTAGAAGTTGCTGAAGAAGTTGCTGGTTCAGTTAAAGCTATTAACGCTACAACTGTTGAAGTAACATTTGAAGAAACAGTTACTGACTTAAATGCATTAAACTTCGCTATCGAAGGTTTAACAATTTCTAACAAAGCAATCAAACAAACGGATTCTAAAACTGTAGTATTAACAACTTCAGCTCAAACTGCTGATGTTGATTACACTGTAACAGTTAACGGCGAATCTGTTGGTTCATTCAAAGGTGTTTCTGCTGTAATCCCAACTGCTATCAAAACTGTTGTTGGTTCTCACCAAGGCGTTTTCGGTAAAGATGTAACTTTATCTGCTGAAGTAACAGTTGCTAATGGTCAATCTAAAGCAGGTATTCCTGTAACATTCAACATTACTGATTCTAAAACTAACGACAAAAACGACAAGATCGAAGTTGTTGCTTACACTGACGATAAAGGTGTAGCTTCTTACTCTTACACTCGTTACTACAAAGGAACAGACGAAGTAGTTGCATACGCTTCAGATAAAGCAACTGTAAAAGCTTCTGCAAAAGTTTACTGGGCTTCTGAATTACAATTAACAGTTAAAGCTGACGAAAAAGATTTAAAATTAAATGACGGCGACAGCATCTCTTATTCAATCCAAGGTGAAGACAATGGAGTTGTATTCGTAGCATTTAAAGAAAACCAAGGTGTTAAATCTGATGAAATCGTTGATGTAAAAATCAAAGATACAGATGACGATACTGAAATTGCAATTTATGACAAGGGCGAAGATGCTGAAGTAACGAATGAAAAGAACTTCTACCCATACTACACAGATTCAAAAGATTACCGCATTGCAGCTATTTTATTAGATAAAGATGGCGAAGGTTCATTCACTCTAACAGGTGAAGATGCATCTGTAACTCCGATCGTTTATACTTTCGGTGATGAAGTTAAGAAAAAAGCAGATTTCGATGTAACTGATTATGATGATGCTGATTATAGCCGTACAGCTCTTCAAGCAGTTGGCGAAACTGTTACATTCGGAGATACTAATACATTAGCAATCTCTATCAAAGCTGAAGGTAACCAAAATGCAGCAGCTTATGATAAAGCTATCTGGGGTTCTGTACTTAAAGATGGTCATGAATTAGGTAAAGACTTTGAAGACCTGTTCAATCTTGGTGGACGCAGCTATGTTGCAACTATCAAAGATAAAGACAACGACTTAGTAGGTAAAGGTTTCGAAGTATCTGTAATTATCGACGAAGATAAAACAGATGAAGATGAAAAAGTATTCTTAATCGATGCTAATGGTAAAGTACATGACACATCTGATGAAAAAGTTATCATTTTAGAAGCTAATAAAGATGGTGAAGTTGAATATACTTTAGTTGGTGAGTCAACTGGTTATGCAACTGCAACTCTATTCATCGATAAAGATGAAGATAAAAAATTAGATAAAGGTGAGAAACAAGCAGATGCTGAAAGAGTTTACTTCAAATCTCCTTCTATCAAAGCTGCTGGCTTAAAAACTTATAACACTGATAAAAATGAAATTTCTTCTGTATCAGCTGGTGAGTCTGTAGTATTTGCTTATATGTCAGTAGATCAAAATGGTAAACCATACCACGAAGATTCTAAAGATAAATTTGTAACTACATTCTCTGTTACTGCAAAAACAACAGATGTAATTGTTGAAGGTAAAACAGTAAAAGCTGGAAGCACTGATACATTCAAAGTAACGAGTGACAACGGTGTTGCTGTACTAGCTGTTACAGGTAAAACTAAAGGTAACGTAACTGTAAAAGCTTCTTCTACAGGTCCAAAATTAACTACAGTTTCTAAAACTGTGAAATTTGTTGGTGAAGATGACGTAGCACACGGTTATATCGGTTTAGTTGAAGCAATCAACACTACTGAGAAAACAATCCGTTTTGTTGGTAAAACACCAGTTGATTACGCTACATCAGATAAGTTCTACGACTTAGATGAAAAATCAATGAAACGTGCTGCGTTCATCGATGATGTTCAAGCTGCATTAAAAGATGGTAAAGACGTTAAAGTGAAATACGAAGAAGATAAAGATAACAACTCTTGGACAATTATTTCAATTGGAGCTGTTGGTTCATCTACTGACTATGAATCTGCACGTATTGCTATTAACAAAGCATTATCTGTTAATGATGTATTAGTAGCTTTAGAGAAACTTGAAGGCTTCCCTACATTAATTAAAGCTGATAAAGATGCTATTGCAACTACATTCTTTAATAATGTTAAGGCTGGAACTACATTTAATAGTGCAGCAGCATTAAATGTTGCTTATGAAACTGCAACTACTAATCCATTGAAAACTGCAAAAGCAGTTACGGATTTAACAACTGCTATCAAAGCAGCTCAAGCGAAACATGATGCAGCAACAGAAGGTACTGGTCTTGGTCAATACGAAGCTGGTGCAAAAGCAGCTTTAAAAACTGCTATCGATACTGCTACAACTGCACGTAACACTATTGTAAATGGTACTGTTACTACTACTGGTACAAACCATGAAGCAATCTTAAATGGTGCTACAACTGCATTAACAACTGCTGTGACTGCATTTGATAATAAAAAAGTAACTGATGCTCGTCAAGAATTAGGTAAATCTATTACTGCTGCTGAAGATTTATTAAAAGCTGCAACAGAAGGAAGTAACCCAGGTCAATATGCAGTCGGTTCTGTAGCTACTTTAACAACTGCTATTAAAGCAGCTAAAGTACACTTTGAAGCAACTCATACTGCAAATGCAACTTTAGTATTTGAAAAAGATAATTTAGATCGTGCAATTGCTACATTCAAAGGAAATGAAGTTAAAGTTGTAACAGTTACAACTTCAGCTGATAGTGCTAATATTGAATTAACATTCTCACCAGCATTAGCAGCAGCAATCTCTACTGTAACTGAAGATGGAGCAGCAACTGCAGTGGCTGTAGCTCCTAATGCAACAGTTTCTAATGTTAAAATTACTGTAACTGGTACACCAGTTAATAATGATACAATTACAGTTGAAGCACAAGTAGAAAACGTATTAAAAGCTGATGCTACTCAAGCTACTATTAAGTTTGTATTAAAATATGTTGATACTAAATGGGTACTTGTTGAAGACACAAACTTCAAAATTGCTAAATAA
- a CDS encoding DUF5693 family protein: protein MSQSTLVKSTIILTIATLLSKILGSIFRVPLQNIAGDEVLGIFTAVYPVYMVALYLSVAGIPLAISKLIAEANARKTPQQVKKIYMTASILAICFGLFSFTIIFSFSHLLAETLGGSSTRFALIIVALTLLVAPYMAVYRGFFQGYGDMRPTAISQVVEQLVRAILIIVAAYVLVKMDYSTEIIAGGVMIGSVFGAFISLLYLRLKYQRSPFKVASKEKYEAQDFSKWSGTILKISIPIAIGSVTMALFNFVDSFTITYSLRQIGVEAQQEIHYLFGLYGRGATLVQITTVFASSIILPLVPFITTKLAQKDLLGTRTVIEQTYRMTHLISWPAAIGLLAVTLPLNLALYTNVEGSSMLAIISASAVFTSLTLVSTGVLQGMNLARVGAFIIVGGVLLKIVLNIVFIQLYGLDGAAWSTLVVYLVVFIINTVFLLRAIRFAAVNWNTVKIVLSSIIMGAVVGLPTLFFDVASWGRLLALGYVFIAMAIGGVVYFGLLWLTGAIHPDDLRKIPVIGKKLQLPERKRTTMKLKRTWLWAIIVLLLLASSTGLINRWKAEQSNKTYEIIIPYDEILTTSTESDLSVDEILATLKEAGLTTVSLSPIHLRDLENQNIISIFKESNLAAQLRFTPYRDAIDVTEPGYYISVPEDPYYEQLITDNIDLEKVMIGDEPFYFLARSNEDYDIDTPIGYDEIALEAIQAQGLLHVFRVTNAQSEVVNNKIVQQLVDMKSDNTSRLLGSGAEVIGFGQESQSAMITQLKEADYSFYTIEGNAMIGEQTLARNTNYDSIRLHSIDINRETTLTLQKMVDRTVRAVKERNIKSIFYHIKTTENPTENLELAVDYLTDVQKRMHASYQLGTPAAFDKIDVPSWATAMILLAGIIFTYIMFGLLKCNPLRILATLVMLLLAVAYFLLDRLLFIQSFALIIAVLTPIYAVVHTAQGSSSFVKITVQYMKAVAISAVGIAIVVGLLNGNGFVTGFEQFRGVKLVYIIPIAGVSLFVFMLMSNIFENGYKNALSTSVKIVNKEVRYWHLLLLAIVAVVGLFYISRTGNAGSVSNLELVIRQWLEDVLYIRPRTKEFLIGFPLFIVALYAMSINRKWGSILLIPGVIGFLSIMNTFTHLHIPLGVSVLRTVYSVIFGLIIGYVFIFIFKLLLKVAKKVMARWS from the coding sequence ATGAGTCAATCTACATTAGTGAAAAGTACCATCATCCTCACGATCGCGACGCTACTTTCAAAAATATTGGGCAGTATATTCCGCGTCCCTTTACAAAACATTGCCGGGGATGAGGTGCTTGGTATATTTACTGCCGTGTATCCTGTTTATATGGTGGCACTTTATTTATCTGTCGCGGGGATTCCACTTGCGATTTCCAAGCTCATTGCAGAAGCCAATGCGCGCAAAACACCGCAGCAAGTAAAGAAAATTTATATGACAGCGAGTATTTTAGCTATTTGTTTCGGATTGTTTAGCTTTACGATTATTTTTAGCTTCTCTCATTTACTTGCGGAAACACTCGGAGGATCATCTACTCGCTTTGCCTTAATTATTGTGGCGCTCACTTTATTAGTTGCCCCTTATATGGCTGTTTACCGTGGATTTTTCCAAGGCTATGGGGATATGCGCCCTACCGCGATTTCACAAGTAGTCGAGCAACTCGTTCGGGCCATACTTATTATTGTTGCGGCCTATGTCCTTGTGAAAATGGACTACTCAACTGAAATTATTGCCGGTGGTGTGATGATCGGCTCGGTATTCGGTGCGTTTATCTCACTCCTTTACTTACGCTTAAAATATCAGCGCTCGCCATTTAAGGTTGCTAGTAAAGAAAAATATGAGGCGCAGGATTTCTCAAAATGGAGTGGCACCATTTTAAAAATTTCGATTCCGATTGCTATTGGTTCGGTTACGATGGCGTTGTTTAATTTTGTTGATTCCTTTACGATCACTTACTCGTTACGACAAATTGGTGTAGAGGCACAGCAGGAAATCCATTATTTATTTGGACTTTATGGACGCGGTGCGACGTTAGTACAAATTACGACCGTTTTCGCTTCTTCTATCATTTTGCCGCTCGTTCCTTTTATTACGACAAAACTCGCGCAAAAAGATTTACTTGGTACGCGTACTGTTATCGAACAAACATATCGCATGACGCATTTAATTTCATGGCCTGCTGCGATAGGCTTACTTGCCGTCACATTGCCATTAAATTTAGCCCTTTATACAAATGTAGAAGGTAGCTCGATGCTTGCGATTATTAGTGCGAGTGCGGTATTTACTTCACTGACATTAGTAAGTACAGGTGTGTTGCAAGGGATGAATTTAGCACGGGTAGGCGCATTCATTATTGTAGGGGGCGTCCTGCTAAAAATCGTGTTAAATATTGTGTTTATTCAGCTTTACGGCTTAGATGGTGCTGCTTGGTCGACATTAGTTGTTTACCTTGTCGTATTTATCATCAATACTGTGTTCTTACTGCGTGCCATACGCTTTGCGGCTGTCAATTGGAACACTGTAAAGATTGTACTTTCTTCTATTATAATGGGTGCTGTTGTTGGACTACCTACGTTGTTCTTTGATGTGGCGAGCTGGGGACGTCTTTTAGCACTCGGCTATGTATTTATAGCAATGGCTATTGGCGGTGTCGTGTATTTCGGACTGCTATGGCTAACAGGAGCCATCCATCCAGATGATTTACGTAAAATTCCTGTAATCGGAAAAAAACTTCAATTACCAGAAAGAAAGAGGACCACGATGAAATTAAAACGCACTTGGCTATGGGCGATCATTGTCCTATTACTACTTGCCTCTTCCACGGGGTTAATCAATCGTTGGAAAGCAGAACAAAGTAATAAAACGTATGAAATTATTATTCCCTATGATGAAATTTTAACTACTTCTACTGAAAGCGACTTATCCGTAGATGAAATTCTTGCCACATTAAAAGAGGCGGGATTAACGACTGTCAGTTTGAGTCCGATCCATCTGAGAGATTTAGAAAATCAAAATATTATTTCGATTTTTAAAGAAAGCAATTTAGCGGCACAACTGCGCTTTACCCCTTACCGTGATGCGATTGATGTGACGGAGCCTGGGTATTATATTTCTGTCCCTGAAGATCCTTATTATGAGCAATTAATTACGGACAATATCGATTTAGAGAAAGTGATGATTGGCGATGAGCCATTCTACTTCCTAGCTCGTTCAAATGAAGATTACGATATTGATACACCGATTGGCTATGATGAGATCGCACTTGAAGCGATTCAAGCACAAGGTTTACTTCATGTATTCCGCGTGACAAACGCTCAAAGTGAAGTTGTGAACAACAAAATCGTTCAACAATTAGTAGATATGAAATCCGATAATACATCTAGACTACTTGGTTCTGGCGCTGAAGTAATCGGCTTTGGACAAGAATCACAAAGTGCGATGATCACTCAATTAAAAGAGGCCGATTATTCCTTCTATACAATTGAAGGTAATGCAATGATTGGTGAACAAACGCTTGCACGTAATACAAATTACGACTCGATTCGCCTACACAGTATCGATATTAACCGTGAAACGACATTAACGTTACAGAAGATGGTTGATCGTACAGTTCGCGCAGTCAAAGAGCGTAATATCAAATCGATTTTCTACCATATTAAAACGACAGAAAATCCAACAGAAAACTTAGAGCTTGCTGTTGATTATTTAACAGATGTTCAAAAACGTATGCACGCTTCATATCAGTTAGGTACACCTGCTGCATTTGATAAAATCGATGTTCCTTCTTGGGCAACTGCGATGATTTTACTAGCAGGCATTATTTTCACGTACATTATGTTTGGCTTGTTAAAATGCAATCCACTGCGAATTTTAGCAACATTAGTCATGCTATTACTGGCAGTTGCTTACTTCTTACTGGATCGCCTGCTATTCATTCAATCATTTGCTTTAATTATTGCGGTATTAACACCGATTTATGCGGTCGTTCATACAGCACAAGGCTCAAGTAGTTTCGTTAAAATTACTGTTCAATATATGAAAGCCGTGGCAATTAGTGCGGTTGGTATCGCGATTGTTGTTGGTTTATTAAATGGCAATGGCTTCGTTACAGGCTTTGAGCAATTCCGCGGGGTGAAACTCGTTTACATTATCCCAATTGCGGGTGTCAGCCTGTTCGTCTTCATGTTGATGTCCAATATTTTTGAAAACGGCTATAAAAATGCACTCTCTACTTCTGTGAAAATTGTCAATAAAGAAGTTCGTTACTGGCACTTACTGCTACTTGCTATTGTTGCTGTCGTTGGCTTATTCTACATTAGCCGTACAGGAAACGCAGGCTCAGTAAGCAATCTGGAATTAGTGATTCGTCAATGGTTAGAGGATGTATTATACATTCGCCCTAGAACGAAGGAGTTTTTAATTGGCTTCCCGCTGTTTATTGTCGCGCTTTATGCAATGAGTATTAATCGCAAATGGGGAAGCATCCTACTTATACCGGGTGTAATTGGTTTCCTATCGATCATGAATACATTTACGCATTTACACATTCCACTTGGCGTTTCGGTATTGCGTACAGTTTATAGTGTTATTTTCGGTTTAATTATTGGTTATGTATTTATCTTTATCTTTAAGCTACTACTTAAAGTGGCTAAAAAAGTAATGGCGAGGTGGTCTTAA